Below is a window of Picosynechococcus sp. PCC 7002 DNA.
GGTGTATCAAATTACCCAATGCGATCGCAATATCATCACGGAATTATCGGTGGCCGAGGGTGAACAGCTCCGCCATGGCTCCCCCCTACGATTTTTGCAGGAGTTGATCGCCGAGTTGGATGAAGAAGATCAAGCCCTCGCCCAGGATTCTCTTTTTATCGGCATTGCGATGGATGCCTTTAAACAAAAGCTTATCCACGGGGATTTTCTCATTCGCAACTTACTTGGGGTAGACCCTAGGGCTGGGGCGATCGCCGTGGGCGATCGCATTCGGGCGGGCCAAAGGGTACAGTTTCACCTGCGGGATGCAGAGACTTCAGCGGAAGATCTCTCGGTGCTGTTACAACAGTTCCAAGCAAATGATCCGCTGGAACCTCCTTTTGGAGCCTTGATGTTTGCCTGTCTCGGTCGCGGGAAGGGACTCTATGGGGAGCCAAATTTTGATTCGACCCTCTTTTCTACGGCCTTGCCAACACCCAATTTAGGGGGATTTTTCTGCAATGGGGAAATTGGCCCCGTCGGCGATCGCACCTTTTTGCATGGCTACACTTCCGTGTTTGGAATTTTGCACCCAAAGGCATGAGTTAAATAATCGCTAAATAATGGGGCTGACCTTCGCAACAACAAATTTTAAATAGCGTCCCTCTGGAAAAGCGGCTGGCACCGGATGATCGCAGGGTTGTCCGGCCTCGTGGATAATTTGCAGGTAATAATTAGCCGAGGCAGCGGCACTGGCAAGCATTTCTCGGAAGGCTTCGGGGCTGACTTGGCTGGTGCAACTGGCAGAAACCAGTAATCCATTAGGGGCAACGCATTGGAGGGCGAGGGCATTGAGTTTGGTGTAGGCACGGATGGCGGCAAACCGATTTTTTTTGCTTTTAGCGAAACTGGGTGGATCGAGGATTACAAGATCGAAGGTTTGTTTTGCTTGGGCGTAGCGGTTGAGAACATCAAAGCAGTCAGCGGTGACAAAGGTATGTTTGCCTGGGTCAAAATGATTGAGGCGCACGTTGGTGTTGGCGACTTCCGCTAATTGCTTGCCCACATCGACATTGGTCACCTGGCTAGCACCACCGCGCAGGGCGTAGAGAGAAAAGGCTCCGGTGTAAGAAAAACAGTTGAGAACGGTTTTATCGTGGCTAATTTCGCCAATAAATTTGCGATTTTCCCGGTGATCAAGGAATAGGCCTGTTTTTTGGCCCGTTTGCAAATTCACCTGGAAGACTAGACCATGTTCAGTAACGGTAATATCGCCCTTGGGTTCCTTGCCCCAGAGCACTTGGGTTTTGCTGTCTGTATCGCGATCTTCTAAATTTTCTAAATGTTTGGTGCGCCATAAAATTCCCTGTAGTGGGGCGACTTCCCGCAGCGATCGCACGAGCCAATCGAGCAGTACATTGGCCGCTTCCATATAAGTTTGCACGACGGCGTATTCCCCATACAGATCCACCGTAATTCCTGGCAGGCGATCGCCTTCCCCAAAGAGCCAGCGGTAGGCGGTGCAATTGCTTTGGCGCAGGGGTTCCCGTAAATCCCAGGCTGTTTGTACCTGCTGTTGTAACCAGCGACGGTCAGGCAGATGCCGTTGGGAAAAAATCCGGACAGCAATGGGACTTTTGTTATCCCAAAGGCCGAATCCCGTCCAGTTGCCACATTTAACTCGCAACCATTCCCCCGTTTCAAAGCGGAGACTCTTCGGCAATTTATCGCGATAGATCCAGGGATGACCTTGCACGAGATGCTTTTTCAGTTGGGGGGAAACGGTGATTTCGCGGAGTTTTGCCATGGGAATCGTAGAATGGGCAGCCTTCTATTATTGATCGTTCCCGTCGGCGATCGCCCACCATCAAGATATAGATAAAAGTCGCTTATCAAAGGTTTGGCATAATTGTGGGTATATCTTTTTAGAGCTATCTTTTATGAATCAACGCACGATTGAAGGAACTTGGGAAGAGATCTTACAGCATGCATCTGAGTTGACTGGACAGCAAGTAAGGTTAACAGTTTTATCTCCTAAAGCATTACAGCCTCAGCAGCCAATGACCTTAGAACAGACACTACAAGATAGAATTGGCCGAGTTCAGTTTCAGCCCTCTGATCTATCTGCACGGACAAAGGACGCTTTTGCGGATATGTTGGCAGATAAAAATCAGTCATGGGGTCATCGTTCATGACTCTATGCGATGCTTCGGCTTTGATTGCCCTGATTAACCGGAACGATAACAATCAAAGTCGTTGTGCGGCTGTACTTTCAAGACTTCAAGCTCCATTGGTCACAACTTGGTCTTGTTTTACTGAGGCGATGCATTTACTAGGTCGGTATGGTGGATGGCTCGCGCAGCAGGAGTTATGGAGTTATGTCGCCGACGAGCTTCTTGTATTGCACGTATCTAACGAGGCAGAACAGAGACGAATGCAACAGCTAATGGAACAGTATCGGGATGTGCCGATGGATTTGGCGGATGCTTCCTTAGTCACTGCGGCTGAAGTTTTGAATCAAAAGACAATTTTTACCCTTGACCGAGATTTTTACATTTATCGCCTTCCCGGAAATCAACCTTTTGATGTTGTTCCTTGAAATTTCCTTGAATTCTTTACTCCGGCGGGCAATTGGGTCAGGGCGATCGCCTTCTGAAACAGGCGAAATTGTGCCGCCATCTGATCGCAACTCCCTACGACGTAGAGCCAGACCAAGGGAGTTGTTCCTCGCCAGTAACGGCAATGTGTAAAACACGGCACATCAGGCAAGCGGTTCTGTAGAGTTCTGTAACTCTAATCACTCCGTAATTCCAAACTTTCCCTATGATGCAAGTCAGTCCTATTCAGGTCAGTGAAACAGTAAGTTAGCGCACAACTCATCCATGAAATTAAGGAAAAACAGGATGAATTTTGTTGTACTCATGCCTGTTGCACAGTCTATTACTTTCCTGTCCAGGATATTTATTTAGTGGACGAAACGGGGTCATGTTTACTCTCAGAGATGTTTTTTTTGCCTTTATCCTAATTGCGTTACTGGTTTTAGCGGGGCGATACGTCAAACAAAAAGTGCGCTGGATCCAGAGGCTTTATTTACCTGAATCCATTGTGGCTGGTGTATTAGCACTGCTGCTGGGGCCTCAAGTTTTAGGGGCGATCGCCACTGCTATTTCTGGGGGAACCTCGATCCTGTCAGATGGGCTTTTTTCAGAACCGATTCGCGCCGTTTGGTCACAATCGCCAGGGATCTTTATCAATATTGTCTTTGCGGCCCTATTCCTTGGGGAAGCTATTCCACGACCAAAAGACATTTGGACAAAAACGGCTCCTCAAGTCGTCTTTGGGCAAACATTGGCCTGGGGTCAATACGTAGTGGGAATCCTGGTAACCCTGCTGATTTTGATGCCGCTATTTGGCGTAAATCCCATTGCTGCTTGCTTAATCGAGATTGGCTTTGAAGGAGGGCATGGCACCGCCGGCGGGATGGCTGAGACGTTTACTGAACTGGGCTTTGAGGCAGGTGCGGATCTGGCTTTGGGCATTGCCACGGTGGGCATTGTTGGCGGAATTGTTGCGGGTACGGCGCTAGCAGATTGGGGCCGGCGTAAGGGCCATGTCACATCTTTTCAGAAAGCTGTAGAAGATTTAGATGGTGTACCGGAACTGACAGAAACGGAATCCCCTGAGGTACGCCGTCGTCGCGCCCAACTCATGCGTAACCTACTAATTGATCCTCTGTCGATCAATTTTGGCATTGTCGGTGCGGCGATTGTGATTGGTTGGCTTATTTTAGAAGCACTGGTTTGGGTGGAGTCGGTTACCTGGGGACAAACTGGGTTTGAGGTAATCTCCTATGTGCCGTTATTCCCGATGGCTCTGATTGGCGGCATCATTGTGCAGTTGGTGATGGAACGTCTGGGGTTAGCGCCTTTGATTATTCGCTCGCTGATGAGTAACATTGCGGGTTTAGCCTTGGACGTGGTCGTGGTGACGGCACTGGCCTCTATCTCCCTGAGTGTAATTGGTTCCAACTTGGGTGTATTTACCATTTTGAGTGTCGTAGGCATCACCTGGAATGTGGTGATGTTTCTTTATTTCGCCCCACGTATTTTTCCGAGTCATTGGTTTGAAAAAGGAATCGGCGATATGGGTCAGTCGATGGGAGTGACGGCCACGGGAATTTTATTATTGAGAATGGTCGATCCGGAGAACCGCACCGGTGCGTTTGAGAGTTTTGCTTATAAACAACTGTTCTTTGAACCGATTGTTGGTGGTGGATTGTTTACAGCGGCAGCTCCGGCGCTTGTTGTTCGCTTTGGCCTGGTACCAGTACTATTACTCACGGGCGGGCTGTTGATTTTTTGGTTGGCGATGGGATTCTTGATTATTCGCCAGAACCAGCAACAAAGACGGCGATCGCCTTCCCTTTGAGATTGTATTTATTGAGGCGATCGCCCTTTCCACCATTTCACTAAGGCTTCATAAAGAGCACGATCGGCGCGGTCATCGGTATGTCCATGGTTGGAATACCCCAGATCTACGATGCGACCTTCTAGGGTGAGCCAGTGCTTTTTCCCTTTGGCAGAAACGTAGCAAATGCGCGTTCGATTCACCCAATAGGATCGTTTTGCTCCTTCTTCGCGCATTCGGTGCCAAGCAATATCGGCGATCGCCTGGCGCGGTAACCACAGACAGTTATGTCGCCCTAGATTATCAATCAAGCGGCCACCAGCCCATGGGACAACAGCACCATTCCGTAGCCTTCCTCTTTCCGTTTGCGCAATCGAGAGCAATGCCAGGTACGGTAGAACGATTGGGCCATATCCCAGGCCATATAGGTGCAATAGCCGATCAAAACCGCCAAAACTAGAAACAATAGGAGCGTAAACCCCAATTCCGGTAAGTTCTGTTGGGTTAGGGTTTGCCAAAGTCGCCCATAACTGCTGGGCTGATAGATGGCCTGGGAAATTAAAGCTGGCACCAGTCCCAGAATGGGCAATGCATACATCACCATGAAGGGCAGTAAGCAGATTTGGACAAACCAATCTGTCTGTGCGCGTAAAAATCGTCCTGGTAGATAGTGGGCGCTTCCCTGGCGAAAGGCAGTCTGATAGGGTTCTGGCAGTACGGTCAGGGGATATAGCCTTGCCGGGGGAAATGAATTGGATGAAGACCTTAGTTGCTGCACAAGTCAGGCTCTGTCGCTATGGTTAGAGGAGCAGATAGCATTGAGTGTACTGTACCGGAATAGCTTACCTACCGTTATCCTATCCGCAATATCCATAAAAGGCGATCGCCTACCCTTCGAGAGACTTGATCCACTCAAGGTAGTATTGTCCTGATCCCTAAGAGATAATCTTTAGGTGAGCTGTACAATAACATAAAATTCATAATGGAAAAAAAACTGATAAGCCTATTTTCCGGAGCTGGTGGCATGGACATCGGCTTTCACGCTGCTGGCTTCAGTACGGCGGTAGCTGTGGAACAAGATCCGTCTTGCTGCAATACTCTAAGGCTTAATATGCCGGACACTCCAGTCATTGAAGGCGACATCACCTCAATTACAACACAGGTTATCTTAGAAGCGGCAAAAGTCAATCCTCTTGAAATTGACCTAGTTATTGGTGGCCCCCCTTGCCAAAGTTTCAGCCTAGCAGGTAAACGTATGGGAATGGATGATCCGAGAGGAATGCTGGTACTTGAGTTTCTACGTGTAGTCAGGGAGGCATTGCCAAAGTGTTTTGTTATGGAGAATGTCAAAGGAATGATCAATTGGTCAAAGGGAAAGGCTCTTGAGGCTATCATGACAGAAGCATCGCAGCCTATAAAATACGCTGGAAAAGAATATAAATATGCTGTTTCGTATCATGTCCTAAATGCTGCTGATTTTGGTGTTCCGCAATTTAGAGAAAGAGTATTCATCGTAGGTAATCGTTTGGGCAAAACATTCCAATTTCCTGAACCAACTCATGGGCCTAGCAACCAAGCGAGACAGATAGATCTTTTTGGCAAGCAGCTAAAACCTTACAAAACTGTTCAAGATGCAATTAGCACTCTCCCCCCTGCAACCCCTCCTTCAGCGATGGCACTAAGAGTTTCGCAGACCATAAAAGATAGGATAAAGAATCATGGATATTAAAAACGTTCATATCAAAAATCACGAACAAACAGCTCATGCACCTTCCACTCTAGAAAAAATTCGTAAAGTCAAACAAGGGGGTAAACTCTCAGAACAGACAAAGACATTTGGTTCAACCTACCGCAGGTTAGATCCGAACCAGCCATCTCCTACAGTGACCCGTAGTGGTTATCGAGATTTTATTCATCCTTTTGAAGATCGAATGCTCACAGTTCGTGAACTGGCTTGTTTGCAAACCTTTCCCCTTGATTGGGAGTTTACCGGAACTCGACTTGATTCTTATAGTAGTAAACGTAAAGTGACGATGACTCAGTTTGGACAAGTGGGTAATGCAGTACCGCCGTTACTTGCTGAAGCTGTTGCTAAAGCGGTTAGCGAACAGCTTCTGGATGTCATTGATGAAAAATAATCAGTTTGTAAACAATTCCAGTGACCTTGTGACGACAAAAGATGCTCGCAGAAGTGGTTTTCTTGAATATGCTCTTCGTCGCAATAAAGAGTCTATTCCATTTATCGACAAGGCGAAAGCTCTACAAGTATCTCTTCAGAAGAATACAAAGTGTGCAGAAGATATTCTCAAACTCTATGACATCCGAGAAACACTCATTGAGGCAGCGGGTGTATCTGTCAAGGCGAAGGCTCACCTCGATGACATGGACAAAAATGAAATTCTTGCAGGCTTTGTTAAGGAGGTTCTTGCACCTTGTGGCAAAAAGTATATCGATGAGATTGTCTATCGTTACTTGCTCACACTTGGAGATGCTCTTGGTGGTAAAATGCGCAACATTGTTGGTTCTATCGCAGAAGAGAAATTCGTCAGATTTATCGTTGCCCAGTTACAGGTGCATGATATTGAATTTGAACTATTTCCAAAACGTTCGCAATGGATTTCAAACAAAAACTATAGAGCTGAGATGGCTGCACGAACGAAAGCCTTAAGATGGAAAAATAAAACAACTTATCGATCTCTAATTTTCAACATTAATGTTCCACAGGTCAAAAAGAATATTGATATCGTGCTGCTAAATGACAAGATTGAAGGAGTAACCTCGTCTATTTTGGCTAATATCCTTAACGATAAAAATAAGTATCTTGCCATCGGTGAGTTAAAGGGCGGAATTGATCCAGCCGGGGCAGATGAACATTGGAAAACGGCAAATACAGCTCTTAGTAGAGTAAGAGATTCTTTCAAGAACAAAATCCACTTATTTTTCATTGGGGCTGCGATAGAAACCAGTATGTCGGCAGAGATTTACGAACAATGCCAGACAGGTGAACTTAGTAACGCAGCAAATCTCACTGTTGATAATCAATTATCTGCATTGTGTGAGTGGCTAATAACGCAATAACTTTACAAAATCAAACCCGATCGCCTCTCTATTTTGATAAATCTATGTCTACTCCCTCTGTTACCCCTGTAGAATCTAGCACCCTAATCAAAACCCCTGAACTGCTGGCTCCGGCGGGAAATTGGGACTGTGCGATCACCGCCGTGGAGAATGGGGCTGATGCGATTTATTTTGGGCTGGATAAATTTAATGCCCGGATGCGATCACAAAACTTTGTCGAGTCAGATTTGCCGGAGTTGATGGCATACTTACATCGGCGCGGCGTGAAGGGCTATGTGACGTTAAATACGCTGATTTTCACCTCGGAATTGGCGGCAGTCGAACAATATTTGCGGTCGATTATTGCGGCGGGAGTCGATGCGGCGATCGTCCAGGATGTGGGGCTGTGCCAATTAATTTGGCAATTGTCGCCCGATTTTCCGATCCATGGTTCGACGCAAATGACCGTCACCAGCGCCGCAGGGGTCGAGTTCGCGCAAAACTTGGGTTGTGATTTGGTGGTATTGGCGCGGGAATGTTCGATCAAGGAAATCAATAAAATCCAGCAGGAATTGGGTCAACAAAAGATCTCAATGCCGCTAGAAGTGTTTGTCCACGGGGCGTTGTGCGTCGCCTATTCTGGGCAATGTTTAACCAGTGAATCCCTCGGCGGACGGTCGGCCAATCGCGGAGAATGCGCCCAAGCCTGCCGGATGCCCTACGAAATGATTGTCGATGGTAGGCCATTTGATCTGAGCGACAGACGTTACCTACTAAGCCCCCAAGATTTGGCGGGATTACCTGTTTTGCCGGACTTAATTAAAGCGGGTGTCGTGTCGCTAAAAATCGAAGGACGCTTAAAACAACCGGAATATGTGGCCAGTGTCACCCAAGTGTATCGCCAGGCCATTGATCGGGCGGTGCAGGGCATTGAGCAGGACATTTCAGACCAGGAAAAATATCAATTGGAAATGGCCTTTTCGCGTGGGTTGTACACGGGTTGGCTCGACGGCATCGATAATCAAAGCCTTGTTCATGGTCGCTTTGGCAAGAAAAGAGGCGTATTTCTTGGTGAAATCAAGCAAATTCGTGATGGTCGCGACAAACAAGTTATTTTGCACTTAGAAGCGCCCCTAAAGGCTGGGGATGGGGTGGTCTTTGATCAGGGGAAACCCGCAGATCGTGAACAAGGGGGGCGAGTTTACGCCGTTGAAACCCAGGGAAAAGATACGATTGTTACTTTTGGGCGGCGGGATGTGGACTTGCGCAGGGTGCGGGTTGGTGATCGCCTCTGGAAAACCAGCGATCCAGAACTGGATAAAAAATTGCGCCAAACCTTTACCAGTGAAAAAATTCAGTTTCAGCGGCCCATTACGATAGAAATTCACGGAGAAATTGGTGAAAAATTGACGGCGATCGCCCGCGATGGGCAGGGCAATATTGTCCAGGTCAGATCGGAAATTCTTCTCGACACCGCAATCAAAAAACCCCTAACAACGGAACGTTTAACGGAACAATTTGGCCGCTTAGGGAATACCCCTTTTTATCTCCAACATTTAGAAAATAATCTGCTTGGTGAGGCCATTCTTCCCGTGAGCGAACTAAATCGAATACGACGGGAAATAGTCAGTCAATTAGAAACTTTACGCGCTCAACCGAAGCGTTGGCAACTGAATAGCAATGCCTCTTATCGAAGCTTATTGCCGACTGTCGAAAAAATAGCACCACAGGCAGCACAAATTATTGTTTTAGTGCGTAATTTAGCGCAATTAAAAGCTGTTTTAAAGACTAATATCCAAACTATTTATTGTGAATTTGAAAATCCGATTAACTACCGTGAAGCAGTTAAACTGGCGCAACAAACTGAACAGCAACCGGAAATTTGGGTGGCACCGCCCCGAATCACCAAACCTAAGGAACAGTACATTCTCAATCAAGTGCTGTCTAGTCAAGCAGATGGCTATTTGATTCGCAATTATGATCAGCTCAAATTCTTTAAGAACGAACGGATTACCGCTGATTTTTCTTTAAATATTTCCAACCCAATTAGTGCCAATTATTTTAAACAAACTTTTCCCCTAGAACGTCTCACGGCCTCCTATGACCTCAATATTCACCAGTTAGAATCACTCCTTAAAAAAGCACCACCCCACTGGTTTGAAATCACGATCCACCAACATATGCCGATGTTTCACATGGAGCATTGTGTTTTCTGCGCGTTTCTCTCCGATGGCACTGACTTTACGAATTGTGGTCGCCCCTGCGAAAGCCATGAAGTGAAATTAGGCGATCGCACGGGTATTGAGCATGTTTTAGTTGCCGATGCGGGCTGTCGGAATACGGTGTTTAATGGCACCGCCCAAACTGGCGCAGAATATATGCAACATTTTATAGATTTGGGAGTGCAGCACTTCCGCGTTGAATTTGTGGACGAATCTCCCGCAGAGATTACCAAAACCGTTGATCTTTACCAAAAATTACTCACAGGAAAAATTTCTGGGGCACAGCTTTGGCAAACCCTCAAGCTCCAAAATCAATTAGGGGTGACCCGTGGTTCGCTAGAATAAAAAGGCGATCGCCCTGCTTCATTCAATAAAAAAACTGTCACAGATCAGCGTCAGTAATGGGCTGCACCAAAATTATGGGTCGTTAAGTAGACTTATCGTAGTCGCCAAGCCTAAGACGCCACAACACATCACATCAACGTTCCAGATAAACTTCTATGACTTTACCCTTTAATGCGGCCCCCACCGAAGCACGGGTTAAACAATTTTGGCAACTCGCCGCCA
It encodes the following:
- a CDS encoding class I SAM-dependent rRNA methyltransferase yields the protein MAKLREITVSPQLKKHLVQGHPWIYRDKLPKSLRFETGEWLRVKCGNWTGFGLWDNKSPIAVRIFSQRHLPDRRWLQQQVQTAWDLREPLRQSNCTAYRWLFGEGDRLPGITVDLYGEYAVVQTYMEAANVLLDWLVRSLREVAPLQGILWRTKHLENLEDRDTDSKTQVLWGKEPKGDITVTEHGLVFQVNLQTGQKTGLFLDHRENRKFIGEISHDKTVLNCFSYTGAFSLYALRGGASQVTNVDVGKQLAEVANTNVRLNHFDPGKHTFVTADCFDVLNRYAQAKQTFDLVILDPPSFAKSKKNRFAAIRAYTKLNALALQCVAPNGLLVSASCTSQVSPEAFREMLASAAASANYYLQIIHEAGQPCDHPVPAAFPEGRYLKFVVAKVSPII
- a CDS encoding type II toxin-antitoxin system VapC family toxin, yielding MTLCDASALIALINRNDNNQSRCAAVLSRLQAPLVTTWSCFTEAMHLLGRYGGWLAQQELWSYVADELLVLHVSNEAEQRRMQQLMEQYRDVPMDLADASLVTAAEVLNQKTIFTLDRDFYIYRLPGNQPFDVVP
- a CDS encoding sodium/glutamate symporter, coding for MFTLRDVFFAFILIALLVLAGRYVKQKVRWIQRLYLPESIVAGVLALLLGPQVLGAIATAISGGTSILSDGLFSEPIRAVWSQSPGIFINIVFAALFLGEAIPRPKDIWTKTAPQVVFGQTLAWGQYVVGILVTLLILMPLFGVNPIAACLIEIGFEGGHGTAGGMAETFTELGFEAGADLALGIATVGIVGGIVAGTALADWGRRKGHVTSFQKAVEDLDGVPELTETESPEVRRRRAQLMRNLLIDPLSINFGIVGAAIVIGWLILEALVWVESVTWGQTGFEVISYVPLFPMALIGGIIVQLVMERLGLAPLIIRSLMSNIAGLALDVVVVTALASISLSVIGSNLGVFTILSVVGITWNVVMFLYFAPRIFPSHWFEKGIGDMGQSMGVTATGILLLRMVDPENRTGAFESFAYKQLFFEPIVGGGLFTAAAPALVVRFGLVPVLLLTGGLLIFWLAMGFLIIRQNQQQRRRSPSL
- a CDS encoding DNA cytosine methyltransferase, producing the protein MEKKLISLFSGAGGMDIGFHAAGFSTAVAVEQDPSCCNTLRLNMPDTPVIEGDITSITTQVILEAAKVNPLEIDLVIGGPPCQSFSLAGKRMGMDDPRGMLVLEFLRVVREALPKCFVMENVKGMINWSKGKALEAIMTEASQPIKYAGKEYKYAVSYHVLNAADFGVPQFRERVFIVGNRLGKTFQFPEPTHGPSNQARQIDLFGKQLKPYKTVQDAISTLPPATPPSAMALRVSQTIKDRIKNHGY
- a CDS encoding DNA cytosine methyltransferase — encoded protein: MDIKNVHIKNHEQTAHAPSTLEKIRKVKQGGKLSEQTKTFGSTYRRLDPNQPSPTVTRSGYRDFIHPFEDRMLTVRELACLQTFPLDWEFTGTRLDSYSSKRKVTMTQFGQVGNAVPPLLAEAVAKAVSEQLLDVIDEK
- a CDS encoding AvaI/BsoBI family type II restriction endonuclease, with the translated sequence MQYRRYLLKLLLKRLANSFWMSLMKNNQFVNNSSDLVTTKDARRSGFLEYALRRNKESIPFIDKAKALQVSLQKNTKCAEDILKLYDIRETLIEAAGVSVKAKAHLDDMDKNEILAGFVKEVLAPCGKKYIDEIVYRYLLTLGDALGGKMRNIVGSIAEEKFVRFIVAQLQVHDIEFELFPKRSQWISNKNYRAEMAARTKALRWKNKTTYRSLIFNINVPQVKKNIDIVLLNDKIEGVTSSILANILNDKNKYLAIGELKGGIDPAGADEHWKTANTALSRVRDSFKNKIHLFFIGAAIETSMSAEIYEQCQTGELSNAANLTVDNQLSALCEWLITQ
- a CDS encoding U32 family peptidase codes for the protein MSTPSVTPVESSTLIKTPELLAPAGNWDCAITAVENGADAIYFGLDKFNARMRSQNFVESDLPELMAYLHRRGVKGYVTLNTLIFTSELAAVEQYLRSIIAAGVDAAIVQDVGLCQLIWQLSPDFPIHGSTQMTVTSAAGVEFAQNLGCDLVVLARECSIKEINKIQQELGQQKISMPLEVFVHGALCVAYSGQCLTSESLGGRSANRGECAQACRMPYEMIVDGRPFDLSDRRYLLSPQDLAGLPVLPDLIKAGVVSLKIEGRLKQPEYVASVTQVYRQAIDRAVQGIEQDISDQEKYQLEMAFSRGLYTGWLDGIDNQSLVHGRFGKKRGVFLGEIKQIRDGRDKQVILHLEAPLKAGDGVVFDQGKPADREQGGRVYAVETQGKDTIVTFGRRDVDLRRVRVGDRLWKTSDPELDKKLRQTFTSEKIQFQRPITIEIHGEIGEKLTAIARDGQGNIVQVRSEILLDTAIKKPLTTERLTEQFGRLGNTPFYLQHLENNLLGEAILPVSELNRIRREIVSQLETLRAQPKRWQLNSNASYRSLLPTVEKIAPQAAQIIVLVRNLAQLKAVLKTNIQTIYCEFENPINYREAVKLAQQTEQQPEIWVAPPRITKPKEQYILNQVLSSQADGYLIRNYDQLKFFKNERITADFSLNISNPISANYFKQTFPLERLTASYDLNIHQLESLLKKAPPHWFEITIHQHMPMFHMEHCVFCAFLSDGTDFTNCGRPCESHEVKLGDRTGIEHVLVADAGCRNTVFNGTAQTGAEYMQHFIDLGVQHFRVEFVDESPAEITKTVDLYQKLLTGKISGAQLWQTLKLQNQLGVTRGSLE